From the genome of Fundulus heteroclitus isolate FHET01 chromosome 9, MU-UCD_Fhet_4.1, whole genome shotgun sequence, one region includes:
- the LOC118564199 gene encoding zinc finger BED domain-containing protein 1-like has translation MEGTGECSEGEPRKRQKMSKVWEHFRLNRKDNTAQCIHCKAELAYHNSTTSMLQHLKRKHPLHASNSYTAANSEPKSHTLDSFVQRVPGCSVVQAAEFTNSILNMIITDMRPLSVVEDEGFQKMISTFNPNYTPPSRTYFVKMMEKKYEEIKDKLKNILKETDSIALTADIWTSVATEAYLGVTCHFLGEDWKMKSHTLTTMPLEERHTAANIAEWLEEVIAKFDVPPEKVRAVVHDNGANIVAAVKILAEKHKWASVRCAGHTLNLVVQNALKSNQSISKCVAAARCLVEHFKKSELACTKLKDKQQQMGTASHMLIQDVSTRWNSTFHMLCRLLEQRWPITAALSDPALTPRGKHYLDLKPEQWNIIEEISKALQPFEEATVFLSGQDYVTLSALPQLVQSLKKSIQTQVFETAPAQSYQAEVMAQITTRWEGLFMCQPQSSNTVVLTAALDPRFKKLKFLPPDEAFKIQSMVQTLVLDVKKKMRQKNSGENEVSTDAQDKPVEHQQNTNTFFSNLLGSSESSTSDEEDEEQHLNQDVQKEVLMYFGEHTLSKRENPLLWWKSNAARYPTLSKLAKFFLCIPATSTPSERLFSAAGNIASKRRASLSSQHVDMLTFLHSNHSLL, from the exons ATGGAGGGAACCGGAGAATGCTCAGAAGGAGAACCCCGAAAGCgacaaaaaatgtcaaaagtttGGGAACATTTTAGACTAAACAGAAAGGACAACACAGCGCAATGCATCCACTGCAAAGCAGAATTGGCGTACCACAACAGCACGACATCAATGTTGCAGCATCTGAAGAGAAAACACCCGCTACATGCATCCAACTCGTACACGGCTGCCAACAG TGAACCGAAGAGTCATACGTTGGACAGCTTTGTTCAAAGGGTTCCAGGATGTTCGGTTGTTCAAGCAGCTGAGTTcacaaacagcattttaaatatgATCATCACAGACATGCGACCGCTGTCCGTGGTGGAAGATGAAGGATTCCAGAAGATGATCTCCACCTTCAATCCAAATTATACCCCTCCTTCCAGAAcctactttgtaaaaatgaTGGAGAAAAAGTATGaagaaatcaaagacaaattgaAAAACATCCTAAAAGAGACAGACAGCATTGCTCTCACAGCAGACATTTGGACAAGTGTTGCCACAGAGGCATATCTTGGAGTGACATGCCACTTTCTTGGAGAGGACTGGAAAATGAAGTCCCACACCCTGACAACAATGCCACTTGAAGAAAGACACACAGCAGCAAACATTGCAGAGTGGCTTGAGGAGGTTATTGCAAAGTTTGATGTTCCACCTGAGAAAGTCAGAGCTGTCGTCCACGACAATGGTGCCAATATTGTAGCAGCAGTGAAGATTTTGGCAGAAAAGCATAAGTGGGCATCTGTGCGATGTGCAGGGCACACCCTGAACTTGGTGGTACAGAATGCTCTGAAGAGCAACCAGAGCATCTCAAAGTGTGTGGCAGCTGCAAGATGTCttgttgaacattttaaaaaaagtgaactgGCTTGCACAAAGCTGAAGGATAAGCAACAGCAAATGGGCACAGCATCACACATGCTCATACAAGATGTAAGCACTCGTTGGAACAGTACTTTCCACATGCTGTGTAGGCTGCTGGAGCAAAGATGGCCGATAACTGCTGCACTATCTGACCCAGCATTGACACCACGAGGAAAACACTACCTTGATCTTAAGCCAGAGCAGTGGAATATTATAGAGGAGATAAGCAAGGCTCTTCAGCCATTTGAAGAAGCAACGGTGTTTCTGAGTGGGCAAGACTACGTTACTCTTTCTGCACTTCCACAACTTGTGCAAAGCCTCAAGAAGTCCATACAGACCCAAGTTTTTGAGACTGCACCAGCTCAGTCATACCAAGCTGAAGTGATGGCACAGATCACAACAAGATGGGAAGGACTATTTATGTGTCAGCCTCAATCCTCAAATACTGTTGTACTTACTGCTGCTTTAGATCCCAGATTTAAGAAACTTAAGTTCTTGCCCCCAGATGAAGCCTTTAAGATCCAAAGCATGGTTCAAACATTGGTCCTTgatgtcaaaaagaaaatgagacagAAAAATTCAGGTGAAAATGAGGTCTCCACTGATGCCCAAGACAAGCCTGTAGAGCATCAGCAGAACACCAACACATTTTTCAGCAATCTACTGGGTTCTTCAGAATCCAGCACAAgtgatgaggaggatgaggaacaGCATTTGAACCAAGATGTTCAAAAGGAAGTCTTGATGTACTTTGGAGAGCATACACTGTCCAAGAGGGAGAACCCACTTCTATGGTGGAAATCAAATGCAGCACGGTACCCAACACTGTCAAAACTTGCAAAGTTCTTTCTGTGTATACCAGCAACATCAACACCATCAGAACGGCTTTTTTCCGCAGCAGGGAACATCGCATCGAAGCGCAGGGCAAGCCTCAGTTCACAACATGTCGACATGCTCACTTTCCTTCACAGCAACCATAGTCTTCTTTAA
- the traf3ip2l gene encoding uncharacterized protein traf3ip2l — MSEGITSTMLPSSVFSLSPPNSYVSQLSTRHNTPEEDDETMNTEEREASSVHRVDPASNLNNHRQPPDHTAAPDDSMFSRRGWHRQQGPSYPHPASSTFCSSVPPHCLPPGYSQPTPFPSQVNMLHPSFASSWTGYPNSLPSCLNQKEYSCCSEESCLSRYKSASLPSQHSGNMSLEQPQSLRSNPPSAELYHHTLSPYSGPPQGPACCAQCPAGAFSRRPVAHKDAWHQYNPSYSLYYPEECRVPGAGFTHVGHNVPVKERHPTYSTPLSLEQRRVFVTYEADNDKHVNEIIKFVALLRHNGFDTHIDIFEQQYRSISKIDFMERYLSEKEYLIIIIISPKYYETVTTSPFDLENDERTFNTVYIYKQLQNEFIQNGSKNFRFIPILFPGAKKCHVPNWLQNTHVYGWPRDRDDILRRLMRVEKYNPPPIGELPTIVSIPI; from the exons atgTCAGAAGGAATAACCTCAACGATGCTGCCCTCCTCAGTCTTCTCGCTGTCTCCTCCAAATAG TTATGTCAGCCAGCTGAGCACCCGCCACAATACGCCTGAAGAGGACGATGAGACCATGAACACCGAGGAGAGAGAAGCCAGCAGTGTCCACAGAGTGGACCCAGCGTCCAACCTCAACAACCACCGCCAGCCCCCAGACCACACGGCGGCCCCCGATGACTCCATGTTCAGCAGGCGGGGGTGGCACAGACAGCAGGGACCCTCGTACCCCCACCCTGCCAGCTCCACCTTCTGCTCCTCCGTGCCCCCTCACTGCCTGCCTCCCGGATACAGCCAGCCAACCCCGTTCCCCAGCCAGGTCAACATGCTCCACCCGAGCTTCGCCAGCAGCTGGACGGGCTACCCCAACAGCCTCCCGTCCTGCCTCAATCAAAAGGAATACTCCTGCTGCTCCGAGGAGAGCTGCTTGTCCAGATACAAATCCGCCTCCCTCCCCAGTCAGCACAGCGGCAACATGAGCTTGGAGCAGCCGCAGTCGCTGCGCTCCAACCCGCCGTCGGCCGAGCTCTACCACCATACGTTGTCTCCGTACTCGGGTCCTCCGCAGGGCCCTGCCTGCTGTGCTCAATGCCCTGCAGGCGCTTTCAGCAGGCGGCCCGTGGCCCACAAAGACGCGTGGCATCAATACAACCCATCTTACAGCCTATACT atCCAGAAGAGTGCAGGGTGCCTGGAGCTGGATTCACGCACGT TGGACACAACGTCCCGGTTAAAGAGAGACACCCCACGTACAGCACACCGCTCTCTCTGGAGCAGA GGAGGGTCTTTGTCACCTACGAAGCCGACAACGACAAGCACGTCAATGAGATCATCAAGTTTGTGGCTCTACTGCGACACAACGGGTTTGACACTCAT ATTGACATCTTTGAGCAGCAGTACAGAAGTATAAGCAAGATTGACTTCATGGAGAGGTACCTCAGTGAG AAAGAGTAtctgatcatcatcatcatcagcccTAAGTATTATGAGACGGTGACAACCTCCCCGTTCGACCTGGAGAACGACGAGAGGACCTTTAACACAGTTTACATCTACAAACAG CTTCAGAATGAATTCATCCAGAATGGAAGCAAGAATTTCAGGTTTATTCCCATCTTGTTTCCTGGGGCTAAAAAA tgTCACGTTCCTAACTGGCTTCAAAACACTCATGTTTACGGTTGGCCTCGTGACCGAGACGACATCCTCCGACGCCTGATGAGAGTGGAGAAGTATAACCCGCCTCCCATCGGGGAACTTCCAACCATCGTTTCCATCCCCATCTAG